In one window of Gemmatimonadota bacterium DNA:
- a CDS encoding ATP-binding protein, translated as MTATLPAWAVEMRDLFRSGACAQFLLHGNIFDAVPHDGKMLGLPAFLDQVMFAGYDVILRYDRSRGIRAVKGGEDWGDWLRGALGDAAQAQSYLREPGAALELIDRYLLRTLNLQAIQDKAAQARKIAVVIDFAEFVVPRGDAVSLGGPFSANVVKVLGWANDPSVLHANIVTVLLAEELHDLNELVADNPHAVALRVPLPGEPEMAEYLQALVAGPMPELAANSDVPMEQLARRLTGLSRVGARRVLALALRNGERITSAWLTRMKKESIERECAGLLEFIESGFTLDHVAGLEAVRAWLREDTELLRRGKLHALPMGYLIAGRIGTGKTFIVTCWAGELGIPCVVFKNFRDRWVGATESNLEKIFAVLRALGQVVVFVDEADQAAGKREGGDGDSGLSGRVYGMLAKEMSDTRNRGRIIWVFATSRPDLLEVDLKRQGRLDVHIPLFPPETDAERRALLLAVARKIKVPLTEADLPDLPDDLTLGGNEIEGVFVRGLRTWELAAEPRPPLKDILHATFRDVRPNANTRKLEYMDLVAVKECTDTRFLPARFRDLAPEELERRIEELRRFM; from the coding sequence ATGACCGCCACACTGCCCGCCTGGGCCGTCGAGATGCGGGACCTGTTCCGCTCCGGCGCCTGCGCCCAGTTCCTGCTCCACGGCAACATCTTCGACGCGGTGCCCCACGACGGGAAGATGCTGGGCCTCCCGGCCTTCCTCGACCAGGTGATGTTCGCGGGCTACGACGTCATCCTCCGCTACGACCGCAGCCGCGGCATCCGCGCGGTGAAGGGCGGCGAGGACTGGGGTGACTGGCTCCGCGGCGCCCTGGGCGACGCCGCCCAGGCCCAGAGCTACCTGCGCGAACCGGGCGCCGCGCTGGAGCTGATCGACCGCTACCTGCTGCGCACGCTCAACCTGCAGGCCATCCAGGACAAGGCGGCCCAGGCGCGCAAGATCGCGGTGGTGATCGACTTCGCCGAGTTCGTGGTGCCCCGCGGCGACGCGGTGAGCCTCGGGGGCCCCTTCAGCGCCAACGTGGTGAAGGTGCTCGGCTGGGCCAACGACCCGTCGGTGCTGCACGCCAACATCGTGACGGTCCTGCTGGCGGAGGAGCTGCACGACCTCAACGAGCTCGTGGCGGACAACCCGCACGCCGTGGCGCTCCGGGTGCCGCTGCCCGGGGAGCCGGAGATGGCGGAGTACCTCCAGGCCCTGGTGGCCGGTCCCATGCCGGAGCTGGCGGCGAACTCCGACGTGCCCATGGAGCAGCTGGCGCGCCGGCTGACCGGCCTCTCACGGGTGGGCGCCCGCCGGGTGCTCGCGCTGGCGCTGCGCAACGGGGAGCGGATCACCAGCGCCTGGCTCACCCGCATGAAGAAGGAGTCGATCGAGCGGGAGTGCGCCGGCCTGCTCGAGTTCATCGAATCCGGCTTCACCCTGGACCACGTGGCGGGCCTCGAGGCGGTCCGCGCCTGGCTGCGCGAGGACACCGAACTCCTCCGCCGCGGCAAGCTGCACGCCCTCCCCATGGGTTACCTGATCGCCGGCCGGATCGGTACCGGCAAGACGTTCATCGTCACCTGCTGGGCCGGCGAGCTGGGCATTCCCTGCGTGGTGTTCAAGAACTTCCGCGACCGCTGGGTGGGCGCCACCGAGTCGAACCTCGAGAAGATCTTCGCCGTGCTGCGGGCGCTGGGGCAGGTGGTGGTGTTCGTCGACGAGGCCGACCAGGCCGCCGGCAAGCGCGAGGGGGGCGACGGCGACAGCGGCCTCTCCGGCCGGGTCTACGGCATGCTGGCCAAGGAGATGTCGGACACCCGCAACCGGGGCCGGATCATCTGGGTCTTCGCCACCAGCCGCCCCGACCTGCTCGAGGTGGACCTCAAGCGCCAGGGCCGGCTCGACGTGCACATCCCGCTCTTCCCGCCCGAGACGGACGCGGAGCGCCGCGCGCTGCTGCTGGCCGTGGCCCGCAAGATCAAGGTGCCGCTCACCGAGGCCGACCTCCCCGACCTCCCCGACGACCTGACCCTGGGCGGCAACGAGATCGAAGGGGTGTTCGTACGCGGGCTGCGCACCTGGGAGCTGGCCGCGGAGCCGCGGCCGCCGCTCAAGGACATCCTGCACGCCACCTTCCGGGACGTGCGGCCCAACGCCAACACCCGGAAGCTCGAGTACATGGACCTGGTGGCGGTCAAGGAGTGCACCGACACCCGCTTCCTGCCGGCGCGGTTCCGCGACCTGGCGCCGGAAGAGCTGGAACGGCGCATCGAGGAGCTGCGGCGGTTCATGTAG
- a CDS encoding OmpA family protein — protein MADEKPRVTFLGKLLSLALIGGLVWFGAQMLRGKPVTLPSIPGVTPDAPASEVSEVQTTVPVLAPAAAYQLPADSTVLIEISEYAGYAGLIAANGGLAPNPASLLTKYCGCRVKLAISEEESWSALNSGRLAASVTTTDVLAVYGRQFKVKVPVQLGFSRGADGIVVRSDIRRINALKGRVVAAAQFTETDFFIRYLAQEAGLGITMLGGLEAAPNPETLNLVYTDDGFAAGDLFLADLKGGGNRLAGAVTWEPKTSEVLSRGGSAARLLTSNKNLLIIADVLVVNEGFAQQHPQIVEGLVRGILEGNKLVRQTPESQLAVVGQAFKWSADQTRAELQKVHLSNLPENLAFFSGAIDAAGSFGGIYQSAVFAYGSELVKDPADPSRFADGAALAALDKAGMFKGETIAIAPIAGGPSGSLENDPLLSKDIRFLFQPNSASLDQAQAENLRNLEAIKQLLTVSPGSTVLLRGHVDNSMVDEFRKRGGEDLVRRMALKAVELSRDRAGEIQKLLIAKYNVSPKRLEIVGRGWDEPAGPDADGNRRVEVQWFTLE, from the coding sequence ATGGCTGACGAGAAGCCGCGGGTCACCTTCCTGGGCAAGCTGCTCTCGCTCGCGCTGATCGGCGGGCTGGTCTGGTTCGGGGCCCAGATGCTGCGCGGGAAGCCGGTGACCCTCCCGTCCATCCCTGGGGTCACCCCCGACGCGCCCGCCAGCGAGGTGAGCGAGGTCCAGACCACCGTGCCGGTGCTGGCGCCGGCCGCGGCCTACCAGCTCCCCGCCGACAGCACGGTGCTGATCGAGATCAGCGAGTACGCGGGGTACGCCGGACTCATCGCCGCCAATGGCGGGCTGGCCCCCAACCCGGCCTCGCTCCTCACCAAGTACTGCGGCTGCCGGGTGAAGCTCGCCATCAGCGAGGAAGAGAGCTGGTCCGCCCTCAACAGCGGGCGGCTCGCCGCCTCCGTGACCACCACCGATGTGCTGGCGGTGTATGGCCGGCAGTTCAAGGTGAAGGTGCCGGTGCAGCTCGGCTTCTCCCGCGGTGCCGACGGCATCGTGGTGCGCAGCGACATCCGGCGGATCAACGCCCTCAAGGGCAGGGTCGTCGCGGCGGCCCAGTTCACCGAGACCGACTTCTTCATCCGCTACCTGGCCCAGGAGGCGGGGCTCGGCATCACCATGCTCGGGGGCCTCGAGGCCGCCCCGAACCCCGAGACGCTGAACCTGGTCTACACCGACGACGGCTTCGCCGCCGGCGACCTCTTCCTGGCCGACCTCAAGGGCGGCGGCAACCGGCTGGCCGGGGCCGTCACCTGGGAACCCAAGACCTCCGAGGTGCTGTCCCGGGGCGGCAGCGCGGCGCGGCTGCTCACCAGCAACAAGAACCTGCTCATCATCGCCGACGTCCTGGTGGTCAACGAGGGCTTCGCCCAGCAGCATCCCCAGATCGTGGAGGGGCTGGTGCGCGGCATCCTCGAGGGAAACAAGCTGGTGCGGCAGACGCCCGAGAGCCAGCTGGCGGTAGTGGGGCAGGCGTTCAAGTGGTCCGCCGACCAGACCCGGGCGGAGCTCCAGAAGGTGCACCTCTCCAACCTGCCCGAGAACCTGGCCTTCTTCTCCGGCGCCATCGACGCCGCCGGCAGCTTCGGCGGGATCTACCAGTCGGCGGTCTTCGCCTACGGCAGCGAACTGGTCAAGGATCCCGCCGACCCTTCGCGCTTCGCCGATGGCGCCGCGCTCGCGGCGCTCGACAAGGCGGGGATGTTCAAGGGCGAGACCATCGCCATCGCGCCCATCGCCGGTGGGCCGAGCGGCAGCCTCGAGAATGACCCGCTGCTCTCCAAGGACATCCGCTTCCTGTTCCAGCCCAACTCCGCCAGCCTGGACCAGGCTCAGGCGGAGAACCTGCGGAACCTCGAGGCCATCAAGCAGCTGCTCACGGTGAGCCCCGGCTCCACCGTGCTGCTGCGGGGGCACGTGGACAACTCCATGGTGGACGAGTTCCGCAAGCGCGGCGGCGAGGACCTGGTGCGCCGCATGGCGCTCAAGGCGGTGGAGCTCTCCCGCGACCGGGCCGGGGAGATCCAGAAGCTCCTCATCGCCAAGTACAACGTGAGCCCCAAGCGGCTGGAGATCGTGGGGCGCGGATGGGACGAGCCGGCCGGCCCCGACGCCGACGGGAACCGCCGGGTCGAGGTGCAGTGGTTCACGCTGGAGTAG
- a CDS encoding PspA/IM30 family protein, whose product MGLFARVGRLFRGFLGLFISGLEESNPEALMDAARQEFREKMANYNMALARMAGVAERLKGQVKAKTQKTADLQRRILANHQAGNMELAGTLARELQELKADLATDAAELTETEEAYTANLRQAKVVQKEFEDKVKRLEKQLDQVKIKEAQAEAAGALSNATFKVGDLGDTMKTVDEALQKRYEQAAGKARVAKDLVDMDKVREKEGESKALEQAALAEFLASQGIQAGPTPQGPSAQKEMGPSNG is encoded by the coding sequence ATGGGCCTGTTTGCCCGCGTCGGTCGGCTGTTCAGGGGGTTCCTCGGCCTGTTCATCTCCGGGCTCGAGGAGTCCAATCCCGAAGCGCTGATGGACGCCGCCCGGCAGGAGTTCCGGGAGAAGATGGCCAACTACAACATGGCCCTGGCCCGGATGGCGGGCGTGGCCGAGCGGCTCAAGGGGCAGGTCAAGGCCAAGACGCAGAAGACCGCCGACCTGCAGCGCCGCATCCTGGCCAACCACCAGGCGGGCAACATGGAGCTGGCGGGGACGCTGGCCCGCGAGCTCCAGGAGCTCAAGGCCGACCTCGCCACCGACGCCGCCGAGCTGACCGAGACCGAGGAGGCGTACACCGCCAACCTGCGGCAGGCCAAGGTGGTCCAGAAGGAGTTCGAGGACAAGGTGAAGCGGCTCGAGAAGCAGCTCGACCAGGTGAAGATCAAGGAGGCGCAGGCCGAGGCGGCCGGTGCCCTCAGCAACGCCACGTTCAAGGTGGGCGACCTCGGCGACACCATGAAGACCGTGGACGAGGCGCTGCAGAAGCGCTACGAGCAGGCGGCCGGCAAGGCCCGCGTGGCCAAGGACCTGGTGGACATGGACAAGGTCCGGGAAAAGGAGGGCGAGAGCAAGGCGCTGGAACAGGCCGCGCTGGCGGAGTTCCTGGCCAGCCAGGGCATCCAGGCCGGCCCCACGCCACAGGGGCCATCGGCCCAGAAGGAGATGGGGCCGTCCAATGGCTGA
- a CDS encoding 30S ribosomal protein S21 encodes MSEVIIHDDESFERALKRFKKKCEKAGILSDLRKHRHYEKPSEKRKRKQNAAQRKSRRSYPRTPRV; translated from the coding sequence ATGTCCGAAGTCATCATCCACGATGACGAGAGCTTCGAGCGGGCCCTCAAGCGGTTCAAGAAAAAGTGCGAGAAGGCCGGGATCCTTTCCGACCTGCGTAAGCACCGCCACTATGAGAAGCCGTCTGAGAAGCGGAAGCGGAAGCAGAACGCGGCGCAGCGCAAGAGCCGCCGCTCCTATCCGCGTACCCCTCGGGTCTAG
- a CDS encoding 50S ribosomal protein L11 methyltransferase: protein MSYFAIEVQAPSGQRDALATWLVEQTGQAVEERADGTLVSFALDLPGALALEEAIASSHGSEVHCVRQELADVDWTTAWRAGLGVRRVGRFSIVPSWITHAPGPDEIVLRLDPEMAFGSGEHGSTRSALALLDRVVRPGDFVLDLGSGSGILSIAAVKIGAVQAVGIEVDGETIPIATDNVARNGVTGRVEFLEGDAAQLTPLLPRAQVVVSNILRLVNVALLPEIRDALAPGGSAIFSGMELAEADLFRPALRDGGFVVAEEIVDEGWWAVRATRR, encoded by the coding sequence ATGAGTTACTTCGCGATCGAGGTGCAGGCGCCGAGCGGGCAGCGGGACGCCCTGGCGACCTGGCTGGTGGAACAGACGGGGCAGGCGGTCGAAGAGCGGGCGGACGGGACGCTGGTCTCGTTCGCCCTCGACCTTCCGGGCGCGCTCGCCCTCGAGGAGGCCATCGCCTCCTCCCATGGCAGCGAGGTGCACTGCGTCCGGCAGGAACTGGCCGACGTGGACTGGACCACCGCGTGGCGCGCCGGCCTCGGTGTGCGCCGCGTGGGCCGGTTCAGCATCGTGCCCAGCTGGATCACCCATGCGCCCGGGCCGGACGAGATCGTGCTGCGGCTGGACCCGGAGATGGCCTTCGGCAGCGGCGAGCACGGCTCCACCCGCTCGGCCCTCGCGCTGCTCGACCGCGTGGTCCGTCCCGGCGACTTCGTGCTCGACCTGGGCAGCGGCAGCGGCATCCTGTCCATCGCGGCGGTGAAGATCGGCGCGGTGCAGGCGGTCGGCATCGAGGTGGATGGCGAGACCATCCCGATCGCCACCGACAACGTGGCCCGCAACGGCGTCACCGGGCGGGTCGAGTTTCTGGAGGGCGATGCCGCCCAGCTCACCCCGCTGCTGCCCCGGGCCCAGGTCGTGGTCAGCAACATCCTGCGGCTGGTGAACGTGGCGCTGCTCCCCGAGATCCGCGACGCGCTGGCCCCCGGCGGCTCCGCCATCTTCTCCGGCATGGAGCTGGCCGAGGCCGACCTGTTCCGGCCCGCCCTGCGCGACGGCGGCTTCGTGGTGGCGGAAGAGATCGTGGACGAAGGGTGGTGGGCGGTCCGGGCCACCCGGCGGTGA
- a CDS encoding histidine triad nucleotide-binding protein produces the protein MAADCIFCRIVAGDIPAKVVRKSADAVAFHDLTPQAPTHVLVIPTTHYGAVRDARGPEGEAVLGKLLAFAALVATDLGLDQGGYRLVTNTGADGGQSVFHLHLHLLGGRRLGWPPG, from the coding sequence ATGGCAGCTGACTGCATCTTCTGCAGGATCGTGGCGGGCGACATCCCGGCGAAGGTCGTCCGCAAGAGCGCCGACGCGGTCGCCTTTCACGACCTCACCCCGCAGGCGCCCACCCACGTCCTGGTCATCCCCACGACGCACTACGGCGCCGTCCGCGACGCCCGGGGACCCGAGGGCGAGGCGGTGCTGGGCAAGCTGCTGGCCTTCGCCGCCCTGGTGGCCACCGACCTGGGCCTGGACCAGGGGGGCTACCGGCTGGTGACCAACACCGGCGCCGATGGCGGGCAGTCGGTCTTCCACCTGCACCTGCACCTGCTCGGTGGCCGCCGCCTCGGCTGGCCTCCGGGGTAG
- the dnaJ gene encoding molecular chaperone DnaJ — MSEYYDLLGIAKDASEADIKKAYRKQAMELHPDRNPSPDAEERFKELTEAYEVLKDPDKRARYDRYGKAGLGGNAGGPGYGGFHHVDLSEALNIFMRDFGGFEGLFGQGGRAEPRRGQDIRVSVKISLTEVATGARRTIKLKTLDRCETCDGSGARKGTRPAKCGTCGGSGEVRRAARSMFGQFVSVSPCPTCAGEGLVIATPCDECRGEGRVRADKTVQVEIPAGVSENNYLTLRNQGAVGPRNTPPGDLLVMIEIKDDERFERDGDNLVSDLPVSFSQAALGVAVKVPTPYGDEAVTIPAGTQGGTILKLKGKGLPRLGQAGRGDLLLRVHVWTPEELSDEQRRLFRELARHEGEPPKRAAGFWSKLKEALGA, encoded by the coding sequence GTGAGCGAGTACTACGACCTGCTGGGGATCGCGAAAGACGCCTCCGAGGCCGACATCAAGAAGGCCTACCGGAAGCAGGCGATGGAGCTGCACCCCGACCGCAATCCCTCGCCCGACGCGGAGGAGCGGTTCAAGGAGCTGACCGAGGCCTACGAGGTCCTCAAGGATCCCGACAAGCGGGCCCGCTACGACCGCTACGGCAAGGCGGGCCTGGGTGGCAACGCCGGCGGCCCGGGGTACGGCGGGTTCCACCACGTGGACCTCTCCGAGGCGCTCAACATCTTCATGCGCGACTTCGGCGGCTTCGAGGGCCTGTTCGGGCAGGGCGGCCGCGCCGAGCCGCGCCGCGGCCAGGACATCCGGGTCAGCGTGAAGATCTCGCTCACCGAGGTGGCCACCGGCGCGCGGCGCACCATCAAGCTCAAGACCCTCGACCGCTGCGAGACCTGCGACGGCTCCGGCGCCCGGAAGGGCACCCGGCCCGCCAAGTGCGGAACCTGCGGCGGCAGCGGCGAGGTGCGCCGGGCGGCCCGCAGCATGTTCGGCCAGTTCGTCTCGGTGAGCCCGTGCCCGACGTGCGCCGGCGAGGGGCTGGTGATCGCCACCCCCTGCGACGAGTGCCGCGGCGAAGGCCGGGTGCGCGCCGACAAGACCGTGCAGGTGGAGATCCCCGCCGGGGTCTCGGAGAACAACTACCTCACCCTGCGCAACCAGGGCGCGGTGGGGCCCCGCAACACCCCGCCCGGCGACCTGCTCGTGATGATCGAGATCAAGGACGACGAGCGCTTCGAGCGCGACGGCGACAACCTGGTCTCCGACCTGCCGGTCTCGTTTTCCCAGGCGGCGCTCGGCGTGGCGGTAAAGGTCCCGACGCCCTACGGCGACGAGGCCGTCACCATTCCGGCCGGCACTCAGGGCGGGACGATCCTCAAGCTCAAGGGCAAGGGGCTGCCGCGCCTGGGACAGGCGGGCCGCGGCGACCTCCTCCTCCGGGTCCACGTCTGGACCCCGGAGGAGCTCTCCGACGAGCAGCGCCGCCTGTTCCGCGAGCTGGCCCGCCACGAGGGCGAGCCCCCCAAGCGCGCCGCCGGTTTCTGGTCCAAGCTCAAGGAGGCGCTGGGCGCATGA
- the hrcA gene encoding heat-inducible transcription repressor HrcA, which translates to MSADGLSDREIRVLEAVIQVYIETAEPAGSQTIAQRFPLGVSSATIRNTMGELEEKGYLYHPHTSAGRIPTDRAYRWYVNNLAGLAPPSSEDQRMLTAELGTARSALEEILRRAAQVLGVLTNELGVAVAPAFDQVVLEKIDLTQVSTERLLLVFHLKSGAVRTIFVQVSGHLPADTVGRVAQTLNERLAGLSLQEIRTTLGERLRDAERTPGDRELLNIFIEEGEEIFGLPSGTDAVVLGSAQMLAGQPEFATSGRIRDLLDLTERRDMLQQALAARRASGLTITIGGEHSDTRLTGFTLVTSSYRSGDLAGVIGVIGPTRMPYDKIIGLVDHTSRLVEGLME; encoded by the coding sequence ATGTCAGCCGACGGCCTGTCCGACCGGGAGATCCGCGTCCTCGAGGCGGTCATCCAGGTCTACATCGAGACTGCGGAGCCCGCGGGGAGCCAGACCATCGCCCAGCGCTTCCCGCTGGGTGTCTCCTCGGCCACCATCCGCAACACGATGGGCGAGCTCGAGGAGAAGGGCTACCTCTACCATCCGCATACCTCCGCGGGCCGGATCCCGACTGACCGGGCCTACCGCTGGTACGTCAACAACCTGGCTGGCCTGGCCCCGCCGAGCAGCGAGGACCAGCGGATGCTCACCGCGGAGCTTGGTACCGCCCGCAGCGCGCTGGAGGAGATCCTCCGCCGCGCCGCGCAGGTGCTGGGCGTCCTGACGAACGAGCTGGGGGTGGCGGTGGCGCCGGCGTTCGACCAGGTGGTGCTCGAGAAGATCGACCTCACCCAGGTGTCCACCGAGCGGCTCCTCCTGGTGTTCCACCTCAAGAGCGGCGCGGTGCGGACCATCTTCGTCCAGGTCTCCGGCCACCTGCCCGCCGACACCGTGGGCCGGGTGGCGCAGACGCTCAACGAGCGGCTCGCCGGGCTCTCCCTGCAGGAGATCCGCACCACGCTCGGCGAGCGGCTGCGTGACGCCGAGCGGACGCCCGGTGACCGCGAACTGCTCAACATCTTCATCGAGGAAGGGGAGGAAATCTTCGGCCTCCCCTCCGGGACCGACGCGGTGGTGCTGGGGAGCGCCCAGATGCTGGCGGGGCAGCCGGAGTTCGCCACCAGCGGACGGATCCGCGACCTGCTGGACCTCACCGAGCGGCGCGACATGCTGCAGCAGGCTCTCGCCGCGCGGCGCGCCAGCGGGCTGACGATCACCATCGGCGGTGAGCACTCGGACACGCGGCTGACCGGCTTCACGCTGGTGACCTCGAGTTACCGGTCGGGCGACCTCGCCGGCGTCATCGGCGTGATCGGGCCGACCCGCATGCCCTACGACAAGATCATCGGACTCGTGGACCACACGAGCCGCCTGGTGGAAGGACTGATGGAGTGA
- a CDS encoding 16S rRNA (uracil(1498)-N(3))-methyltransferase: MITLVVTPGHLAPGSLAPVPEEEAHHLRVRRGADAEPVRLVDGQGTVAQGSVVWQGREATVRVERVDRLPAPVPLLLAVGAGDKERFLALVEKAAELGATLVVPLATERSGSVATGVRANHLPRLQRRALEALKQCGAAWAPEVAPPEDLAHFLARALPAARWLADQDGTVPVAGGASPLAVAVGPEGGFTAAERERLLAGGFSPVRLGPNILRFETAATAALTAAWVSRQREGHGS, from the coding sequence GTGATCACCCTGGTCGTGACCCCGGGGCACCTGGCGCCGGGCTCGCTCGCGCCGGTCCCGGAGGAGGAAGCTCACCACCTGCGGGTGCGCCGCGGCGCCGACGCCGAGCCGGTGCGGCTGGTGGACGGGCAGGGGACCGTCGCCCAGGGATCGGTGGTGTGGCAGGGCCGCGAGGCGACCGTCCGGGTGGAGCGGGTGGACCGCCTCCCGGCCCCGGTGCCCCTGTTGCTCGCCGTGGGCGCCGGTGACAAGGAACGCTTCCTCGCGCTGGTGGAAAAGGCCGCTGAACTCGGCGCCACGCTGGTGGTGCCGCTGGCCACCGAGCGGAGCGGCAGCGTGGCCACCGGCGTGCGGGCCAATCACCTGCCACGGCTCCAGCGCCGGGCCCTCGAGGCGCTCAAGCAGTGCGGCGCGGCCTGGGCCCCCGAGGTGGCGCCACCGGAGGATCTGGCGCACTTTCTGGCCCGGGCCCTCCCCGCGGCCCGCTGGCTGGCCGACCAGGACGGGACCGTGCCGGTCGCGGGCGGGGCCAGCCCGCTGGCGGTGGCGGTGGGGCCCGAGGGAGGCTTCACCGCCGCCGAACGGGAACGGCTGCTGGCCGGGGGCTTCTCCCCCGTGCGGCTCGGCCCCAACATTCTGCGGTTCGAGACCGCGGCGACCGCCGCGCTCACGGCGGCGTGGGTATCCCGACAGCGAGAGGGCCATGGCAGCTGA